A single Marinitoga aeolica DNA region contains:
- a CDS encoding phospholipase D-like domain-containing protein, with protein sequence MKKLAFIIYILIFSISFSYKIFLTPSYELYDFIKEKSLISNNIKFVSLSIDKPFIDILDNNKTTGFIEYEMMNFESANILPDKNINGYLHEKFIIFDNKSVLFGTGNFTSGSIFEDLNVFIYSEDIKIVNLFLKEFQNFKNGNFGNKKRIIDKEVKSHDLGKIKFVTGPSQNIYNEVDKFIKSSKKFLYIFSFSFTDGRILYDLEKLSSRNVEIKIIADKWNITNYSNIKYLKGIEYKIIKKYRNMHLKVLINENGVLLGSYNLTYRAREKNDEYIMIIYKNTIKNAFQRPFENLWNSYQ encoded by the coding sequence ATGAAAAAATTAGCATTTATAATTTATATTTTAATATTTTCAATTTCTTTTTCTTATAAAATTTTCTTGACTCCATCATATGAATTATATGATTTTATAAAAGAAAAAAGTTTAATATCAAATAATATAAAATTTGTTTCTTTAAGTATAGACAAACCTTTTATAGATATACTTGATAATAATAAAACAACTGGTTTCATAGAATATGAAATGATGAATTTTGAAAGCGCTAACATATTACCTGATAAAAATATAAATGGATATTTACATGAAAAATTTATTATTTTTGATAATAAAAGCGTTTTATTTGGTACAGGTAATTTTACATCAGGTAGTATTTTTGAAGATTTAAATGTCTTTATATATTCAGAAGATATAAAAATTGTTAATTTGTTTTTAAAAGAGTTTCAAAACTTTAAAAATGGGAATTTTGGTAATAAAAAAAGAATTATAGATAAAGAGGTAAAATCTCACGATTTAGGAAAAATTAAATTTGTTACTGGACCATCGCAAAATATATATAATGAAGTTGATAAATTTATAAAGTCTTCAAAAAAATTTTTATACATTTTTTCTTTCTCTTTCACTGATGGAAGAATATTGTATGATTTAGAAAAATTATCCTCAAGAAACGTTGAAATAAAAATAATAGCTGATAAATGGAATATTACAAATTATTCAAATATTAAATATTTAAAAGGTATAGAATATAAGATAATAAAAAAATATAGAAATATGCATTTAAAAGTTCTAATTAACGAAAACGGTGTATTGTTAGGAAGTTATAATTTAACCTACAGAGCCCGAGAAAAAAATGATGAATATATTATGATTATATATAAAAACACAATAAAAAATGCTTTTCAAAGGCCATTTGAAAATCTCTGGAATAGTTATCAATAA
- a CDS encoding ATP-binding protein, producing MKKLPIGIQDYKEIIEGNYIYVDKTKYIFDLIDNGKYYFLSRPRRFGKSLTISTLYYIFKGEKELFKDTYIYNKWEFKEYPIIKLDMSDNILKDLESFLKSLDNNIEKIYKEYEITPDIDDVSMKFGNLIEFLNKKYNKKVVILIDEYESPILEHINNKKEAEEIRGFLREFYKKVKTKDEYIKFVFITGITKFTLKSNYSGLNNLNDISFDNDYSQMLGYTQKELEHYFNDHIEETAKEMGISKEELLKEIKTYYNGFSFDGEHFVYNPFSVLRFFDERKFQNYWFESRSPSFIYEYVKGRKIEYEDLVKYTVDSLDFTTREIEEANANIFFAQAGYLTFKGIKKYGITEKYILDYPNLEVKNSFSKLILEANYSLNEESYEKIYEIYELVEKNKIEEIIEEIKRIISAIPYNLQQKRESYYHSLIYTILASAGLNVTAEELTNLGRSDLVLEHNDKIYLFEIKLDKSAKEAIEQIKEKKYYEKYNGKEIYIIGININSEKRNIDEYIIEKIQSQP from the coding sequence ATGAAAAAATTACCAATAGGGATACAGGATTATAAGGAAATAATAGAAGGAAATTACATATATGTAGATAAAACAAAATATATATTTGATTTAATAGATAATGGAAAATATTATTTTCTATCTCGACCAAGGAGATTTGGAAAGAGTTTAACAATATCGACATTATATTACATATTCAAAGGAGAAAAAGAATTATTTAAAGATACATATATATATAACAAATGGGAATTCAAAGAATATCCAATAATAAAATTAGATATGTCTGATAATATATTAAAAGATTTAGAATCATTTCTAAAATCATTGGATAATAATATAGAAAAAATATATAAAGAATACGAAATAACACCAGATATAGATGATGTATCAATGAAATTTGGTAATTTAATAGAGTTTTTGAATAAAAAATATAATAAGAAAGTAGTAATATTAATAGATGAATATGAATCACCAATATTAGAGCATATAAACAATAAAAAAGAAGCAGAAGAAATAAGAGGATTTTTAAGAGAATTCTATAAAAAAGTAAAAACAAAAGATGAATACATAAAATTTGTATTTATCACAGGAATAACGAAATTTACTTTAAAAAGCAATTATTCAGGTTTAAATAATTTAAATGATATATCTTTTGATAATGACTATTCGCAAATGTTGGGATATACACAAAAAGAATTAGAACATTATTTCAATGACCATATAGAAGAAACAGCAAAAGAAATGGGGATAAGTAAAGAAGAATTATTAAAAGAAATAAAAACATATTATAATGGATTCTCATTTGATGGAGAACACTTTGTATATAATCCATTCTCAGTATTAAGATTCTTTGATGAAAGGAAATTTCAAAATTATTGGTTTGAAAGTAGATCACCATCATTCATATACGAATACGTAAAAGGAAGAAAAATAGAATACGAAGATTTAGTAAAATACACAGTAGATTCATTAGACTTCACAACAAGAGAAATAGAAGAAGCAAATGCAAATATATTCTTTGCACAAGCAGGATACTTAACCTTTAAAGGAATAAAAAAATATGGAATAACAGAAAAGTATATATTAGACTATCCAAATCTTGAAGTAAAAAATAGTTTTTCAAAACTAATATTAGAAGCAAATTATAGCCTAAACGAAGAATCATATGAAAAAATATATGAAATATATGAATTAGTAGAAAAAAATAAAATAGAAGAAATAATAGAGGAAATAAAAAGGATAATAAGTGCAATACCGTATAACTTACAACAAAAAAGAGAAAGTTATTATCACTCATTAATATATACAATATTAGCATCAGCAGGATTAAATGTAACAGCAGAAGAATTAACGAATCTTGGAAGAAGTGACTTAGTATTAGAACATAATGACAAAATATATTTGTTTGAAATAAAATTAGATAAAAGCGCAAAAGAAGCAATTGAACAAATAAAAGAAAAAAAATACTATGAAAAATATAATGGGAAAGAAATATATATAATAGGAATAAATATAAACTCAGAAAAAAGAAATATTGATGAGTATATTATTGAAAAAATACAATCACAGCCTTAA
- a CDS encoding ABC transporter ATP-binding protein has translation MSKVLEVIDLKKNYKYFNLNVSFSLKIGKITGFIGINGSGKTTTIKSILGLALKDSGIIKIFGKELNEKTEREIKNRIGVVFDEGYFYENLTLKEMKDIISPAYTNWDESIFEEYMKRFNLRIDQKIGNMSKGMKMKYSIALALSHEPDLLIMDEPTSGLDPLIRHELMEILLEFMKNKNKSVFFSTHITSDLDKVADDLILINKGKIVFCENKNELLDRYAIIKGPKEIIDSKIKSMFLSLKIREKSFEGITDEKNKIINMLSKNIKIEKPTIENIMLGHIEGDKNEINI, from the coding sequence ATGAGTAAAGTGCTTGAAGTTATTGATTTAAAGAAAAACTATAAATATTTCAATTTGAATGTGAGTTTCAGTTTGAAAATAGGAAAGATTACTGGATTTATTGGAATCAATGGTTCTGGTAAAACTACTACTATAAAATCAATTCTTGGTCTTGCATTAAAAGATAGTGGAATAATAAAAATATTTGGAAAAGAGCTAAATGAAAAAACAGAAAGAGAAATAAAAAATCGAATAGGAGTTGTATTTGATGAAGGATACTTTTATGAAAATTTAACTTTAAAAGAAATGAAAGATATAATATCACCTGCATATACAAACTGGGATGAATCAATTTTTGAGGAATATATGAAAAGATTCAATTTAAGAATAGATCAAAAAATAGGCAATATGTCTAAAGGAATGAAAATGAAATATTCAATAGCCTTGGCTCTTTCTCATGAACCAGATCTTTTAATCATGGATGAGCCAACAAGTGGATTGGATCCATTAATAAGACATGAATTAATGGAAATATTATTGGAATTTATGAAAAATAAAAATAAAAGTGTATTTTTTTCGACACATATAACTTCTGATTTGGATAAAGTAGCAGATGATTTAATATTAATAAATAAAGGTAAAATAGTTTTTTGTGAAAACAAAAATGAATTATTAGATAGATATGCGATAATTAAGGGGCCAAAAGAGATTATTGATTCAAAAATAAAAAGTATGTTTTTAAGTTTGAAAATAAGGGAGAAAAGTTTTGAAGGAATAACAGATGAAAAAAATAAAATAATTAATATGTTATCAAAAAATATTAAAATCGAGAAGCCAACTATTGAAAACATAATGCTTGGACATATAGAAGGTGATAAAAATGAAATTAATATTTAA
- a CDS encoding ABC-2 transporter permease, whose translation MKLIFNLVKKDILLAKNYLLLTFITAIIIPIFVNSKVGNMGGSFLNFFIMIIYTQYLLYNSISIVEHKYKGSYLLSATPYGRKLQIKAKYFFILLIFILCFFLYNILSIAFSIPKLTLVSVGLTLLIISIFWGVIIPLQYKFGYEKTKYILAMFIFLTPFLLPNIIKNLFVKGYNLSISGGIFDILLYTFSILFLYISMKVSIFIYLRKDF comes from the coding sequence ATGAAATTAATATTTAATTTAGTAAAAAAAGATATTTTACTTGCAAAAAACTATTTGTTATTAACTTTTATTACAGCTATAATTATTCCTATATTTGTAAATAGCAAAGTAGGTAATATGGGTGGAAGTTTTTTAAATTTTTTTATTATGATAATATATACACAGTATTTATTATATAATTCCATATCTATAGTTGAGCATAAATATAAAGGGTCATATTTACTAAGTGCAACTCCATATGGAAGAAAATTACAGATAAAAGCAAAATATTTCTTTATACTATTAATTTTTATATTGTGCTTTTTTTTATATAATATTCTCTCAATAGCTTTTTCTATTCCTAAATTAACTTTGGTTTCAGTAGGATTAACCTTATTAATAATAAGTATTTTTTGGGGGGTTATAATTCCGCTTCAATATAAATTTGGATATGAAAAAACAAAATATATTTTAGCTATGTTTATTTTTTTAACTCCTTTTTTATTACCAAACATAATAAAAAATTTATTTGTTAAAGGATATAATTTAAGCATTTCTGGGGGGATTTTTGATATATTATTATATACTTTTTCAATATTATTTTTATATATATCTATGAAAGTATCAATATTTATATATTTAAGAAAAGATTTTTAA
- the trhA gene encoding PAQR family membrane homeostasis protein TrhA, whose amino-acid sequence MKDLDNYEKYTLGEEIANSITHGIGALLSLAALIILIVFSALKGTPLQTFSVTVYGISLFLLYLASTLYHSIQHKKAKQILEIIDHSSIYLLIAGTYTPFTLVTLNGKIGWTIFITVWTLAFIGIALKPFFVKKFRILSTLLYIAMGWMIVFAIKPLVSTLPFGGIAWLVTGGLLYTIGAIFYVWRKLPYGHMIWHLFVLGGSISHFIAVFFYVLNQ is encoded by the coding sequence ATAAAAGATTTAGATAATTACGAAAAATATACTTTAGGTGAAGAAATTGCTAATTCTATTACTCATGGAATCGGAGCTCTATTGAGTTTAGCAGCTTTAATAATTTTAATCGTGTTTTCAGCATTAAAAGGGACTCCTTTACAAACCTTTAGCGTAACTGTATATGGTATTAGTTTATTTTTACTATATTTAGCTTCAACATTATACCATAGTATTCAACACAAAAAAGCAAAACAAATTTTGGAAATTATAGACCATTCTTCTATATATTTATTAATTGCAGGAACATATACACCTTTTACCCTTGTAACTTTAAATGGAAAAATTGGTTGGACTATTTTTATTACTGTATGGACACTTGCTTTTATCGGTATAGCATTAAAACCTTTTTTTGTTAAAAAGTTTAGAATATTATCGACACTTCTATACATTGCAATGGGATGGATGATTGTATTTGCTATTAAACCTTTAGTGTCCACTTTACCTTTTGGTGGAATTGCATGGCTGGTTACAGGTGGATTATTATATACTATTGGTGCAATATTTTATGTCTGGAGAAAGTTGCCATATGGCCATATGATATGGCATTTATTTGTTTTAGGTGGTAGTATATCTCATTTTATAGCGGTATTTTTTTACGTACTTAATCAATAA
- a CDS encoding methylglyoxal synthase: protein MINVALIAHDKKKLDLVMFVKEWKHVFEKCNLYATSSTGTLIEEKVGLKITKFASGPYGGDLQIGALIASGNMDFVIFLRDPLTAQPHEPDVSALMRVCDVHNIPLATNLATAEGLVLEIEKKL from the coding sequence ATGATAAATGTTGCATTAATTGCACATGATAAGAAAAAGTTAGATTTAGTAATGTTCGTTAAAGAATGGAAACATGTTTTTGAAAAATGTAATCTATATGCTACTAGCTCAACAGGTACTTTAATAGAAGAAAAAGTTGGATTAAAAATTACTAAATTCGCTTCAGGTCCATATGGTGGTGATTTGCAAATTGGAGCATTAATAGCTTCCGGAAATATGGACTTTGTAATATTTTTAAGAGATCCATTAACTGCACAGCCTCATGAACCAGATGTTTCTGCATTAATGAGAGTTTGTGATGTTCATAATATTCCTTTAGCTACTAATTTAGCTACTGCAGAAGGCTTAGTTTTAGAAATCGAAAAAAAATTGTGA
- a CDS encoding V-type ATP synthase subunit D: protein MIFNQTIPTKGNLINLKQQFSLAKQGHDLLEKKRNIIMKELVDLIDQAKEIQERILKIFEKAYESLQLANLDLGIENVEEYANGVPEYDNLKIRFRSIMGVEVPEIYREKQQIDIPYEIYRTDAALDQAYISFKTVLELITEASMIENKVYKLAYEVKKTKKRVSALENVVIPNLKESIKFIQDTLEEFEREEFFKLKMLKK, encoded by the coding sequence ATGATTTTTAATCAAACCATTCCTACAAAAGGTAATTTAATAAATTTAAAACAACAGTTTAGTCTTGCCAAACAAGGACATGATTTATTAGAAAAGAAAAGAAATATCATAATGAAAGAATTAGTCGATTTAATAGATCAAGCTAAAGAAATTCAGGAAAGAATTTTAAAAATTTTTGAAAAAGCATATGAATCTTTACAATTAGCAAATTTAGATTTAGGTATAGAAAATGTAGAAGAATATGCTAATGGCGTGCCTGAATATGATAATTTAAAAATCAGGTTTAGAAGCATTATGGGAGTAGAAGTACCAGAAATATATAGAGAAAAGCAACAAATAGATATACCTTATGAAATATACAGAACGGATGCTGCTCTTGATCAGGCATATATTTCTTTTAAAACTGTTTTAGAACTAATAACCGAAGCTTCTATGATAGAAAACAAAGTATATAAGCTTGCATATGAAGTTAAGAAAACAAAAAAGAGAGTGTCTGCTCTTGAAAATGTTGTAATTCCAAACTTAAAAGAATCCATAAAATTTATTCAAGATACCTTAGAAGAATTTGAAAGAGAAGAATTCTTTAAATTAAAAATGTTGAAAAAATAA
- a CDS encoding V-type ATP synthase subunit B, with the protein MAIREYSGVSQIHGPLMIIENIKDIKYDEVVEIESGNIKRTGKVIMVSEDAAVIQVFEGTQGLSLIDPKIKFLGKPLEINLSPDILGRTFDGLGRPIDGMGEIIAEKSIDINGSAINPAAREYPRNFIQTGISAIDSMLTLIRGQKLPIFSGNGLPHNKLAVQIAKQAKLKSNEEFAVVFGAIGLKKDDANFIIKNFEESGAIKNMVVFLNLASDPVVERIATPRMALTVAEYLAFELGKHVLVILNDMTNYCEALRELSNYRGEIPGRKGFPGYLYSDLASIYERAGMIRGKEGSVTQIPILTMPNDDITHPIPDLTGFITEGQIVLSRELHRKNIYPPINVLPSLSRLMKDGIGKGYTRDDHPDVSSQLFASYSRVFEIRSLAAIIGEDDLSETDKLYLKFGKEFEEKFINQGFDEERPLEETLNLAWEILSILPKTELTRVKKEYIEKYYNEV; encoded by the coding sequence ATGGCAATAAGGGAATATAGTGGTGTATCTCAAATTCATGGTCCGCTTATGATAATAGAAAACATTAAAGACATTAAATATGATGAGGTTGTTGAAATAGAATCAGGAAATATCAAAAGAACTGGCAAAGTTATTATGGTCAGCGAGGATGCTGCAGTTATTCAGGTTTTTGAAGGAACTCAAGGTTTATCTTTAATTGATCCAAAAATTAAATTTTTAGGAAAACCATTAGAAATTAATTTATCACCTGATATACTTGGTAGAACATTTGATGGATTAGGAAGACCTATCGATGGAATGGGTGAAATTATAGCAGAAAAAAGTATTGATATTAACGGTTCTGCTATTAATCCCGCAGCAAGAGAATATCCAAGAAACTTTATACAAACAGGAATTTCTGCAATAGATAGTATGCTAACATTAATCAGAGGACAAAAATTACCTATTTTTTCCGGAAACGGATTGCCACATAATAAGTTAGCTGTTCAAATTGCAAAACAAGCAAAATTAAAATCAAATGAAGAATTTGCCGTTGTTTTCGGTGCAATAGGTCTTAAAAAAGATGACGCTAATTTTATTATCAAGAATTTTGAAGAAAGCGGTGCAATCAAAAATATGGTTGTATTCTTAAATTTAGCCAGTGATCCTGTTGTAGAAAGAATTGCAACTCCAAGAATGGCTTTAACAGTTGCAGAATATCTCGCATTTGAATTAGGCAAACATGTGCTCGTTATTTTAAACGATATGACAAACTATTGTGAAGCATTAAGGGAATTATCAAACTATAGAGGCGAAATCCCTGGAAGAAAAGGATTTCCAGGTTATTTATACTCTGATCTTGCTTCTATTTATGAAAGAGCTGGAATGATAAGAGGAAAAGAAGGTTCAGTTACACAAATACCAATTTTAACAATGCCAAATGATGATATAACACACCCTATACCTGATCTAACAGGATTTATTACAGAAGGACAAATTGTATTATCTCGTGAATTACACAGAAAAAATATTTATCCACCAATCAATGTTTTACCTTCTCTTTCAAGATTAATGAAAGATGGTATAGGTAAAGGTTATACAAGAGATGATCATCCTGATGTATCCTCTCAATTATTTGCATCATATTCAAGAGTTTTCGAAATAAGATCTTTAGCTGCAATCATTGGTGAAGATGATTTATCTGAAACAGATAAATTATACTTGAAATTTGGAAAAGAATTTGAAGAAAAGTTTATTAATCAGGGGTTTGATGAAGAAAGACCTCTTGAAGAAACACTTAATTTAGCTTGGGAAATACTTTCTATACTTCCAAAAACAGAATTAACCAGAGTAAAGAAAGAATATATAGAAAAGTATTACAATGAAGTTTAA
- a CDS encoding V-type ATP synthase subunit A, whose protein sequence is MQIKEINGPVVKVKGTKGLFMNEMVKVGNFKLTGEVIGINGDIATVQVYEETSMLKPGEPVEGTGKMLSVALGPGLLSSIYDGIQRPLDELIKKSGSFIGRGIDAFGLDDKKLWEVTFVKKVGDIVSGGDIIAEVRETQSLIHKIMVPPNINGKIVELKENGSYKVTDVLAKIETKDGIEEVKMYQEWPVKIPRPVKNRLEPKIPLITGQRVIDLFFPISKGGTAAIPGGFGTGKTITQHQLAKWSDADVIVYIGCGERGNEMTEVLEEFPNLKDPKTGAPLMDRTVLIANTSNMPVSAREASIYTGITIAEYFRDMGYNVAIMADSTSRWAEALRELSGRLEEMPAEEGYPSYLASRIGQFYERAGLSENLNGTKGSVTIIGAVSPPGGDFSEPVTQNTKRFVKCFWGLDKNLAYSRHYPSINWLTSYSEYTEDLKEWFSENVTDDWNYYRDEAMKLLTEDDRLQQIIKIVGEDVLPDDQKLVVLISKIIKVGVLQQSAFSEVDSYCPLEKQYHLIKIIMDTYTKAKKYVEKSIALSQILPSEIISKLMTMKEEIKEINEFENIENMLNEHFEKLEGIYSK, encoded by the coding sequence ATGCAAATTAAAGAAATCAATGGTCCTGTTGTCAAAGTAAAGGGTACAAAAGGTTTATTTATGAATGAAATGGTTAAAGTAGGAAATTTTAAGTTAACAGGTGAAGTTATTGGAATAAACGGTGATATTGCTACTGTTCAAGTATATGAAGAAACTTCCATGTTAAAACCTGGAGAACCCGTAGAAGGCACGGGTAAAATGCTTTCTGTAGCTTTAGGACCTGGATTACTCAGCAGTATCTATGATGGTATCCAAAGACCTTTAGATGAATTAATAAAAAAATCAGGTTCTTTTATTGGAAGAGGTATTGATGCTTTTGGGTTAGATGATAAAAAATTATGGGAAGTTACTTTTGTTAAAAAAGTTGGAGATATTGTATCTGGTGGCGATATTATTGCAGAAGTCAGAGAAACTCAAAGTTTAATTCATAAAATAATGGTTCCACCAAATATCAATGGAAAAATTGTTGAACTTAAAGAAAATGGTAGTTACAAGGTTACCGATGTTTTAGCAAAAATCGAAACAAAAGATGGTATTGAAGAAGTTAAAATGTATCAGGAATGGCCTGTTAAAATACCAAGACCTGTTAAAAATAGATTAGAACCAAAAATACCACTAATAACTGGACAAAGAGTAATCGATCTTTTCTTCCCAATAAGTAAAGGTGGAACTGCAGCAATTCCTGGTGGATTTGGAACAGGAAAAACTATTACTCAACACCAATTGGCTAAATGGTCTGATGCCGATGTAATAGTTTATATTGGTTGTGGAGAACGTGGTAATGAAATGACAGAAGTTTTAGAAGAATTCCCTAATTTAAAAGATCCAAAAACAGGCGCTCCATTGATGGATAGAACTGTATTGATTGCAAATACTTCAAATATGCCTGTTTCTGCAAGAGAAGCATCTATATATACAGGTATTACAATAGCTGAATATTTTAGAGATATGGGATATAACGTTGCAATAATGGCTGATTCAACATCAAGATGGGCAGAAGCATTAAGGGAATTATCAGGACGCCTTGAAGAAATGCCTGCTGAAGAAGGTTATCCTTCTTATCTTGCATCAAGAATAGGACAATTTTATGAAAGAGCTGGTCTTTCAGAAAATTTAAATGGTACAAAAGGATCAGTTACTATAATAGGTGCAGTATCACCTCCAGGTGGAGATTTTTCAGAGCCTGTAACTCAAAATACCAAAAGATTTGTAAAATGTTTCTGGGGTTTGGATAAAAACCTTGCTTATTCAAGGCATTACCCATCTATTAATTGGCTTACTAGTTATAGTGAATATACAGAAGACTTAAAAGAATGGTTCTCTGAAAATGTAACTGATGACTGGAATTATTATAGGGATGAAGCTATGAAATTATTAACAGAAGACGACAGATTACAACAAATAATAAAAATCGTTGGTGAAGATGTTTTACCTGATGATCAAAAATTAGTCGTTTTAATTTCAAAAATCATTAAAGTTGGTGTGTTGCAACAAAGTGCTTTTAGCGAAGTTGATTCTTATTGTCCTTTGGAAAAACAATATCATTTAATAAAAATAATAATGGATACTTATACAAAAGCAAAAAAATATGTAGAAAAATCTATAGCTTTAAGTCAAATTTTACCTTCTGAAATTATTTCAAAATTAATGACTATGAAAGAAGAAATAAAAGAAATAAATGAATTTGAAAATATTGAAAATATGCTAAATGAACACTTTGAAAAACTAGAAGGAATATATAGCAAATAA
- a CDS encoding V-type ATP synthase subunit E: MNEIENKLNKMLKLLDDDLKVEYDSLKRKYDDEYNKVLKNYEQETKEISKKRLKEAKEKANHIIKLAKSKAGLQLKQEKLKLKNQLLMKILSILEEKLINLEPKKKKYFYEKLYNDAIKIINEDFVVLCNPKDIDIVKSFVSEHKIETDENIKGGIILKGKNLIIRNTIDSYIQENKNKIFGFVLEEVGDIDAN, translated from the coding sequence ATGAATGAAATAGAAAATAAACTTAATAAAATGCTTAAATTATTGGATGATGATTTAAAAGTGGAATATGATTCTTTAAAAAGAAAATATGACGATGAATATAATAAAGTTCTAAAAAATTACGAACAAGAAACAAAAGAAATAAGTAAAAAAAGACTAAAAGAAGCTAAAGAAAAAGCTAATCATATTATTAAATTGGCTAAATCAAAAGCAGGACTTCAATTAAAACAAGAAAAATTAAAATTAAAAAATCAATTATTGATGAAAATTTTATCTATTTTAGAAGAAAAATTGATAAATCTTGAACCTAAAAAGAAAAAATATTTTTATGAAAAACTGTATAACGATGCTATTAAAATTATAAATGAAGATTTTGTAGTGTTATGCAATCCAAAAGATATAGATATTGTAAAATCATTTGTTAGTGAACACAAAATAGAAACTGATGAAAATATCAAGGGCGGAATCATTTTAAAAGGTAAAAATTTAATTATTAGAAATACCATTGACTCATATATTCAGGAAAACAAAAATAAAATATTTGGCTTTGTTTTAGAAGAGGTAGGTGATATTGATGCAAATTAA
- a CDS encoding V-type ATP synthase subunit F has translation MKFFLISDNIDTAAGLRLSGVNGVVVHERNEILEAFNNALNNKEYGVILITELAAEKIPEELKAHKLSGKLPLIFVIPDRHGWRGDKDFITKYVEEAIGVRVNE, from the coding sequence ATGAAATTCTTTCTTATCAGCGACAATATTGATACTGCCGCCGGACTCAGATTAAGCGGTGTTAATGGAGTCGTTGTACATGAAAGAAATGAAATATTGGAAGCTTTTAATAATGCTTTAAATAATAAGGAATATGGAGTCATTCTTATAACAGAATTAGCTGCTGAAAAAATACCAGAAGAATTAAAAGCGCATAAACTTTCTGGAAAACTTCCTCTAATATTTGTTATACCAGATAGACATGGCTGGCGTGGAGACAAAGATTTTATTACCAAATACGTTGAGGAAGCTATTGGGGTGAGAGTAAATGAATGA
- a CDS encoding ATP synthase subunit C, with protein sequence MAYVISLSILVFLTVVFGFYFAKNPEKSRKFAKKVFAGNIAIFIAIMVFALISLSPSTTYAASANPNTTTAVDTTDNTGLGLIGAALATGLAAVGAGVGVGMVGAASVGAISEKPELLGKTLIYVGLAEGIAIYGLIVTIMILGRI encoded by the coding sequence ATGGCATACGTTATTTCTCTTTCTATTTTAGTATTTTTAACTGTAGTATTTGGTTTTTATTTTGCAAAAAATCCAGAAAAATCCAGAAAATTTGCAAAAAAGGTATTTGCAGGAAATATAGCTATTTTCATAGCAATTATGGTATTCGCATTAATAAGTTTAAGCCCTTCAACAACTTATGCTGCTTCTGCCAATCCTAATACAACAACTGCAGTAGATACTACTGATAATACCGGATTAGGATTAATTGGTGCTGCATTGGCAACTGGTTTAGCTGCTGTTGGTGCTGGTGTTGGTGTTGGTATGGTTGGTGCTGCTTCCGTTGGCGCTATTAGTGAAAAACCTGAATTATTAGGTAAAACTTTAATCTATGTTGGATTAGCAGAAGGTATTGCAATTTATGGTTTAATAGTTACTATAATGATCCTTGGGAGGATATAA